From one Halosimplex rubrum genomic stretch:
- a CDS encoding signal peptidase I: protein MQARVASYDRWSLLRAALVALLVALVVPFVVFAVPQVVGAEASYVVLSGSMEPAISPGDVVIVNDVSPSVITEGDVITFGGSSTEPPTTHRVIGVEREAGELVFETKGDNNQAPDPEPVSAGDVSGRVMEPSLPALGPTLFVVPYLGFVVQFANTTHGFVALVVTPLSLLVLSEAWDAFARRREADDAGTDDPDDGADTTDTGAATDASAGGEPDPIVTLSPRIGGVLAVALAALAVVAGRYALQARRPLAAVVAVGSGVGALLLVAFLVGAAPGETAGEGSDPDGGADPDTGTTGGEQVIPGTVVSNRPHARRVEVRDIAAFRELAADSNAWVVHDEDAGEYALLEDGVTFVATESADPATAATESEQRDDAPSDGEADDPLVRPAGAATDDADANGAAGRTDGGVGTGGVADGPRNRDGRERDDGRE from the coding sequence ATGCAGGCGCGAGTCGCATCGTACGACAGGTGGAGTCTCCTCAGGGCGGCACTGGTGGCGCTGCTCGTCGCGCTGGTCGTCCCGTTCGTGGTCTTCGCGGTCCCGCAGGTCGTGGGCGCGGAGGCCAGTTACGTCGTCCTCAGCGGGAGCATGGAGCCGGCGATCAGCCCCGGCGACGTGGTGATCGTCAACGACGTGTCACCGTCGGTGATCACCGAGGGCGACGTGATCACCTTCGGCGGCAGCTCGACCGAGCCGCCGACGACTCACAGGGTGATCGGCGTCGAGCGGGAGGCCGGCGAACTCGTCTTCGAGACGAAAGGCGACAACAACCAGGCGCCCGACCCCGAACCGGTGTCGGCCGGTGATGTCTCCGGGCGAGTGATGGAGCCGTCGCTGCCGGCCCTCGGTCCGACGCTGTTCGTGGTCCCCTACCTCGGGTTCGTCGTCCAATTTGCCAACACCACCCACGGCTTCGTCGCACTGGTGGTCACGCCGCTGTCGCTGCTCGTTCTCTCCGAAGCGTGGGACGCGTTCGCCCGCCGGCGCGAGGCCGACGACGCCGGGACCGACGATCCCGACGACGGCGCCGACACGACGGACACCGGCGCAGCGACGGACGCCTCGGCTGGTGGAGAACCCGACCCGATCGTCACGCTCTCCCCGCGAATCGGCGGAGTGCTCGCCGTCGCGCTGGCGGCGCTGGCGGTCGTCGCCGGTCGCTACGCCCTCCAGGCGCGCCGCCCGCTCGCGGCCGTGGTCGCCGTCGGGTCGGGCGTCGGCGCGCTCCTGCTGGTGGCGTTTCTCGTCGGCGCCGCGCCGGGGGAGACGGCCGGGGAAGGGTCCGACCCCGACGGCGGTGCGGACCCGGACACGGGGACTACCGGCGGCGAACAGGTCATCCCCGGGACGGTCGTCTCGAACCGCCCCCACGCCAGGCGGGTCGAAGTCCGCGACATTGCTGCGTTCCGGGAGCTGGCCGCGGACTCGAACGCGTGGGTCGTCCACGACGAGGACGCCGGCGAGTACGCGCTGCTGGAAGACGGCGTGACGTTCGTCGCGACCGAGTCGGCGGACCCGGCGACCGCGGCGACGGAGTCGGAGCAACGAGACGATGCTCCGTCGGATGGTGAAGCGGACGACCCGCTCGTCAGACCCGCCGGCGCGGCCACAGACGATGCGGACGCGAACGGTGCCGCGGGGCGGACCGACGGCGGAGTCGGCACCGGCGGGGTCGCTGACGGGCCGCGGAACCGCGACGGCCGGGAGCGCGACGATGGCCGAGAGTGA
- a CDS encoding DUF7344 domain-containing protein — protein MGTLRNTRSLAEEQIHDVLRNERRRAVLTHLQRTIGSVSLRELSVSIAEREAGESPPPSDLRESVYNSLHQTHLPKLDREGIVVYDRDRKTIALDESAREVDIYMEVVSPYGITWASFYRALATIGLFVLLSAELEFPVFARLDPLLLITVMLLAVAISTSYQLWNRRWFVLWALTE, from the coding sequence ATGGGTACGTTACGAAACACGCGGTCGTTGGCCGAGGAACAGATCCACGACGTTCTCAGGAACGAGCGGCGACGCGCGGTGCTCACGCACCTGCAGCGGACCATCGGGTCGGTCTCGCTGCGCGAGCTATCGGTCTCCATCGCCGAACGGGAGGCGGGCGAGTCGCCGCCGCCGAGTGACCTCCGGGAGAGCGTGTACAACTCCCTCCACCAGACGCACCTGCCGAAGCTCGACCGCGAGGGCATCGTCGTCTACGACAGGGACCGGAAGACGATCGCCCTCGACGAGTCCGCTCGCGAGGTCGACATCTACATGGAGGTCGTCTCGCCGTACGGCATCACCTGGGCATCGTTCTACCGCGCGCTGGCGACGATCGGGCTGTTCGTCCTGTTGAGCGCCGAACTGGAGTTCCCGGTGTTCGCGCGGCTCGACCCGTTACTCCTGATCACGGTCATGCTGCTCGCCGTCGCGATCTCAACGAGCTACCAGCTCTGGAACCGGCGCTGGTTCGTCCTGTGGGCGCTCACGGAGTAA
- a CDS encoding VirB4 family type IV secretion system protein, producing MIETLRSLLPGGSAGGERSEDDDSDGVTVDFEPAPEALPDIGDSHRTVVGPSAIERSPDAVRTGETWARTHWVGDYPDAPVDGLFEGLYATAETRSTDISLHIRPRETSATLDTIENTIEDLEADVEYLSEKRRAGARGVRKDLEDYQTLYDTLRNTSMQAFDTSMYLTTHGASRDEITGDNVSSIARQSPANLTPVVPRWAQLDSLISGSPVGVEKLNESMDTTTPMLGGALGAMFPFVAGAFAEPGIEYGTYALNESPLILDRFNRETGYCTMVIGQLGAGKSFSTKLQLLRRAMYDQDTVIIMLDPLEGFAGVNEALGGERITVGGTRGFNPLEIRATPPDVLADVPDLDPWSEQIAWVLTFFETFFTHVATNPLAGRKQTLRRAVQEAYDRQGITRAPSTHDRESPTIRDVIVVLEDMLADPTEFGYVTAGEQESVQGDAQSLLTDLRPSFRTGGDLANLAAPTKFDLDSSVLYLDLHQEEGATGRSETSLMMQVLFNAVYERAKGTDKRVVFAIDEAHYLMNDATSLEFLETAVRHSRHYDLSLHFITQTGGEFSLTPETRTIANLCSMTLTHRVQEEAEKLAEWFGLSECEVNWIRTAKAGNDEDGFSEALLGIDEEGWFPLRVRASEFEIESLD from the coding sequence GTGATCGAGACACTTCGGTCACTATTACCGGGAGGGAGCGCCGGTGGAGAGAGAAGCGAAGATGACGACAGCGACGGCGTCACTGTCGACTTCGAGCCGGCGCCTGAAGCCCTGCCCGACATCGGTGACTCACATCGGACCGTCGTCGGGCCGTCGGCCATCGAGCGGTCGCCTGATGCCGTTCGAACGGGCGAGACGTGGGCACGCACCCACTGGGTCGGGGACTACCCTGACGCGCCCGTCGACGGCCTCTTCGAAGGCCTCTATGCGACGGCGGAGACGCGGTCGACGGACATCAGTCTGCACATCAGACCGCGGGAGACCAGCGCGACGCTCGATACGATCGAGAACACGATCGAAGACCTGGAGGCCGACGTAGAGTACCTCTCGGAGAAACGCCGGGCAGGCGCTCGCGGGGTTCGGAAGGACCTCGAGGACTACCAGACGCTGTACGACACCCTCCGGAACACCTCGATGCAGGCGTTCGATACGTCGATGTATCTGACGACGCACGGTGCCTCTCGGGACGAGATTACTGGAGATAACGTGTCGAGCATCGCACGGCAATCACCGGCGAATCTTACACCTGTAGTGCCTCGGTGGGCGCAGCTGGATTCGTTGATCTCGGGGAGTCCCGTGGGTGTGGAGAAGTTGAACGAGTCGATGGATACGACGACGCCCATGCTCGGTGGTGCGCTCGGTGCGATGTTTCCGTTCGTCGCTGGCGCGTTCGCCGAACCCGGGATCGAGTACGGCACGTACGCGTTGAACGAGAGTCCGCTCATTCTCGACCGATTCAATCGAGAGACAGGCTACTGCACGATGGTCATCGGGCAACTCGGTGCAGGCAAGTCCTTCTCGACGAAACTTCAGCTGCTGCGGCGGGCGATGTACGACCAGGATACGGTCATCATCATGCTCGACCCGTTGGAGGGGTTTGCCGGCGTGAACGAAGCACTCGGTGGCGAGCGCATCACCGTCGGCGGGACACGCGGATTCAATCCGCTAGAGATCAGAGCGACGCCGCCGGATGTGCTCGCGGACGTGCCTGATCTGGATCCGTGGTCCGAGCAGATCGCGTGGGTGCTGACCTTCTTCGAGACGTTCTTCACCCACGTCGCGACGAATCCACTCGCGGGACGGAAGCAGACGCTTCGGCGGGCGGTTCAGGAGGCCTACGATAGACAGGGGATTACGCGGGCACCGTCGACGCACGACCGGGAATCACCGACGATCCGCGACGTGATCGTCGTCCTCGAGGACATGCTCGCCGACCCGACGGAGTTCGGGTACGTAACTGCGGGTGAGCAGGAGAGCGTGCAAGGAGATGCCCAGTCACTGTTGACCGACCTTCGGCCGTCCTTTCGGACTGGTGGTGATCTGGCGAATCTCGCGGCGCCGACCAAGTTCGACCTGGATTCGTCGGTGCTGTATCTCGACTTGCATCAGGAAGAGGGCGCGACCGGGCGATCGGAGACGAGTCTGATGATGCAGGTGTTGTTCAATGCGGTGTACGAGCGGGCGAAGGGGACAGACAAACGAGTTGTCTTCGCGATCGACGAAGCGCACTATCTGATGAACGACGCGACTTCGCTGGAGTTTCTGGAGACGGCCGTTCGTCACAGTCGCCACTACGATCTCTCGTTGCACTTCATCACCCAGACGGGCGGCGAGTTTTCGCTCACTCCGGAGACACGGACAATCGCGAATCTGTGCTCGATGACGCTGACCCACCGGGTGCAGGAGGAAGCCGAGAAGTTAGCCGAGTGGTTCGGATTGAGCGAATGTGAGGTGAACTGGATCCGGACTGCGAAGGCCGGCAACGACGAGGACGGATTCTCCGAGGCGTTGCTCGGGATCGACGAGGAGGGCTGGTTCCCGCTTCGGGTGAGAGCAAGTGAGTTCGAGATCGAGAGTCTCGATTAA
- a CDS encoding helix-turn-helix domain-containing protein — translation MTGENPQGDDTGGAGTDTDVVDSDGTGAETERIDADGGLSSRAAVLVVDDDGTWARTAARLLERQRDRLSVTTATALPEAETAFERLDPDCVVCDYRLDDATGFEFLSTVRRVDPDRPFVLVTGEGDEGVASEAIRRGATDYVRKGRHSDDPELLAERVTSAIRAYRTRRALTRERRSKEAMLDIVTTTASRETLCQAFCDLLVDEHGYTGAWIGIEEGVDGLDPWAAVDCGGYLDCVGSALRAGDGENPALTARNRNEVCVVDRIGPDDPDAMAPSEGDSAGRTDDPDWRSAALAAGFRSVAAVPLGQEGGRVGVLTVFAAEPGAFDDRECRLLSDYAETIAYALRTASWKRSLVSSVPVSVEFRISGEEVPLVAFGRQLPDGTSVSVASTAVKSDRSLLYLLRVSDASGSAIPDATTVPGAESVRVDDDASPVRVELVADGPTPERLLANRGAKVTGTAVENDAVIVSVSYPREGDIQALSRALRDEFAEVEVGRIRADESGAEPVVDKGLAADLTDKQRQALETAYHQGYFEQPREHNATEIGDALGISRVTFTQHLRTAERKVFARLFDPD, via the coding sequence ATGACCGGTGAGAACCCCCAGGGGGACGACACCGGCGGAGCCGGAACTGACACCGATGTGGTCGATTCCGACGGGACCGGTGCCGAGACCGAGAGGATCGATGCCGACGGCGGCCTCTCGTCGCGGGCGGCGGTGCTGGTCGTCGACGATGACGGGACGTGGGCGCGGACCGCGGCTCGGCTCCTCGAACGCCAGCGCGACCGGCTCTCCGTCACCACGGCCACAGCGCTCCCGGAGGCCGAGACGGCCTTCGAACGCCTCGACCCCGACTGCGTCGTCTGCGACTACCGGCTCGACGACGCGACCGGCTTCGAGTTCCTCTCGACAGTGCGCCGGGTCGACCCGGACCGACCGTTCGTCCTCGTGACCGGCGAGGGCGACGAAGGGGTCGCCAGCGAGGCCATCAGGCGCGGCGCGACCGACTACGTCCGCAAGGGCCGACACAGCGACGACCCGGAGCTGCTGGCCGAGCGAGTCACCTCCGCGATCCGGGCCTATCGGACCCGTCGAGCGCTGACCCGCGAGCGCCGGAGCAAGGAAGCGATGCTCGATATCGTGACCACGACCGCGTCCCGGGAGACGCTCTGTCAGGCCTTCTGCGACCTCCTCGTCGACGAACACGGCTACACCGGCGCGTGGATCGGGATCGAGGAGGGGGTCGACGGTCTCGACCCCTGGGCGGCGGTCGACTGCGGCGGCTACCTCGACTGCGTCGGCTCCGCTCTGCGGGCCGGTGACGGGGAGAACCCCGCCCTGACCGCGCGGAATCGGAACGAGGTGTGCGTCGTCGACCGGATCGGACCGGACGACCCCGACGCGATGGCCCCGTCGGAGGGGGATAGCGCCGGCCGGACCGACGACCCCGATTGGCGGTCGGCGGCGCTTGCGGCCGGTTTCCGGAGCGTCGCGGCCGTTCCGCTGGGTCAGGAGGGCGGGCGCGTCGGCGTTCTGACGGTCTTCGCGGCCGAACCGGGCGCGTTCGACGACCGAGAGTGTCGGCTGCTATCGGACTACGCGGAGACCATCGCCTACGCGCTACGGACGGCGAGCTGGAAGCGGTCGCTGGTATCGTCGGTCCCGGTGTCCGTCGAGTTCCGGATCTCCGGCGAGGAGGTGCCGCTGGTCGCGTTCGGCCGCCAGCTTCCCGACGGAACGTCGGTGTCGGTGGCCTCGACGGCGGTCAAGAGCGACCGGTCGCTGCTGTATCTCCTCCGGGTGTCGGACGCTTCCGGGTCGGCGATCCCGGACGCGACGACCGTGCCGGGCGCCGAATCGGTGCGCGTCGACGACGACGCGTCGCCCGTCCGAGTCGAACTCGTCGCCGACGGGCCGACGCCCGAGCGTCTGCTGGCGAACCGCGGGGCGAAAGTCACCGGAACCGCCGTCGAGAACGACGCGGTGATAGTCTCGGTGTCATATCCCAGAGAAGGGGATATTCAGGCGCTCTCGCGGGCGCTCCGCGACGAGTTCGCCGAGGTCGAGGTCGGACGCATCAGGGCCGACGAATCCGGCGCGGAACCAGTCGTCGACAAAGGGCTCGCGGCTGACCTCACCGACAAACAGCGACAGGCGCTGGAGACCGCGTATCACCAAGGGTACTTCGAACAACCCCGCGAACACAACGCGACCGAGATCGGCGACGCGCTCGGGATCAGCCGAGTCACGTTCACTCAGCACCTCCGGACCGCCGAACGGAAGGTCTTCGCGCGGCTGTTCGACCCCGACTGA
- a CDS encoding helix-turn-helix transcriptional regulator → MSRPTTPQASSPGLGPPGGDDRCDELDRTTVHELLSNERRMRVLELLGSERTWDLSDLAEEVAASETGERPPPRDKRQSVYVTLHQSHLPKLAQHGVVDYDSERKTVTVEPRGLAIVGTEREGTDRSEAVGSDGAESPDPVRLEWSIAVAAVGLVLAVVDPSVWTLTPAMLDGVFAELSLLVVLLVLVYQKGRHG, encoded by the coding sequence ATGTCACGACCGACCACGCCACAGGCGTCGTCTCCGGGGCTCGGGCCTCCGGGTGGGGACGATAGGTGCGACGAACTGGACCGCACGACGGTCCACGAACTACTGAGCAACGAACGACGGATGCGAGTACTGGAGCTGTTGGGGAGCGAACGGACGTGGGACCTCTCGGACCTCGCCGAGGAGGTCGCGGCCAGCGAGACCGGGGAGCGGCCGCCTCCTCGGGACAAACGCCAAAGCGTCTACGTGACGCTCCACCAATCGCACCTACCGAAGCTCGCACAGCACGGGGTCGTCGACTACGACTCCGAGCGCAAGACCGTCACGGTGGAACCGCGCGGCCTCGCCATCGTCGGCACGGAACGCGAGGGGACCGACAGGAGCGAGGCTGTGGGATCGGACGGGGCGGAGTCTCCGGACCCGGTCCGGCTGGAGTGGAGTATCGCCGTCGCCGCGGTTGGCCTCGTGCTTGCGGTAGTCGACCCGTCGGTCTGGACGTTGACGCCCGCGATGCTGGACGGTGTCTTCGCGGAACTGTCGTTGCTCGTGGTATTGCTCGTACTGGTCTATCAGAAGGGACGACACGGGTGA
- a CDS encoding vWA domain-containing protein codes for MTDEPMELSRRKLLGGLGAVGLASAGAGLGTSALFSDEESFESNTFAAGELDLKVDWEEHYSYPQRYGFEDPTTDLDVTRVEPEGDGYVGLPDPENPVVWVAEDDLPAYMANTSIESFPDPNDDGVQEMQEGEFAYTPCRDGADLDEHFDPVGGLRTNNADTLVDGEVEPLVSLDDVKPGDFGELTLSFHLCDNPGYVWLRARGVSESENGLTGPEATVDDSPADPELAEQIRTVWWYDTDGNNVVDDSVGSVDVMIAVDTSGSLTDDDVGELETAANDLVTDLDAAADARVGGLSFGDDVNDFTALADGPVSFSGLSSGGSTAMPAALDIAAAELDANARSGAETFVVLFTDGGPNYENREYSTGGYTVGSGYTGGNPGNSTVDDSELDETAAVADAIRGDHRILAAGIDDDKQPTGREGESGVPLLSTYLRDEIAGIPGDYFSSENPGAVSGVLSAITDAIAMDEEVFHRGTLADDLAALSSGAGVPLDAGLETDFDELSDPADSDDRECFQPGVNHFVGFGWWLPVDAGNEVQSDAVSFDVGFYTEQCRGNDGGGTSTVGDGDDGNNGDDEEETATVTVQGFPSVGGDSDDDEGATIETVDVEFPFALSGASVDDTSWSVGPSGSEVVAIDGNTVELDYPDNSNTYTSDTFLEVTVNGITAPSGTYDVDFVFEDDDDSAIDSADQVTI; via the coding sequence ATGACCGACGAACCCATGGAACTCTCACGGCGGAAACTGCTGGGCGGGCTCGGCGCGGTCGGGCTCGCCAGCGCCGGCGCCGGACTCGGGACATCCGCGCTGTTCAGCGACGAGGAATCGTTCGAGAGCAATACGTTCGCTGCGGGCGAACTCGACCTCAAGGTCGACTGGGAGGAACACTACTCCTACCCGCAACGCTACGGGTTCGAGGACCCGACGACGGACCTGGACGTGACCCGTGTCGAACCCGAGGGCGACGGGTACGTCGGCCTCCCCGACCCCGAGAACCCCGTGGTCTGGGTCGCCGAGGACGACCTACCGGCCTACATGGCTAACACGTCGATCGAGTCGTTTCCCGACCCGAACGACGACGGGGTCCAGGAGATGCAGGAGGGCGAGTTCGCCTACACGCCCTGCCGGGACGGCGCCGACCTCGACGAGCACTTCGACCCGGTCGGCGGGCTGCGGACGAACAACGCGGACACGCTGGTCGACGGCGAGGTCGAGCCGCTGGTCAGCCTCGACGACGTCAAACCCGGGGACTTCGGGGAGCTCACGCTGAGTTTCCACCTCTGTGACAATCCCGGTTACGTCTGGCTGCGAGCGCGGGGGGTCTCGGAGTCCGAGAACGGCCTGACGGGGCCGGAGGCGACTGTCGACGACAGCCCCGCAGATCCGGAGCTTGCCGAGCAGATCCGGACCGTCTGGTGGTACGACACCGACGGCAACAACGTCGTCGACGACTCGGTCGGTTCGGTCGACGTGATGATCGCGGTCGACACCTCGGGGTCGCTCACCGACGACGACGTGGGCGAGCTCGAGACCGCGGCCAACGACCTCGTCACCGACCTCGACGCGGCTGCCGACGCCCGCGTGGGCGGGCTATCGTTCGGCGACGACGTGAACGACTTCACCGCGCTCGCCGACGGGCCAGTCTCGTTCTCGGGGCTCTCGTCCGGCGGGAGCACCGCGATGCCCGCCGCGCTCGACATCGCCGCCGCCGAGCTGGACGCCAACGCCCGGTCGGGCGCCGAGACGTTCGTCGTGCTGTTCACCGACGGCGGCCCCAACTACGAGAACAGGGAGTACTCGACCGGGGGGTACACCGTCGGCAGCGGTTACACCGGCGGGAACCCCGGGAACTCGACGGTCGACGACAGCGAGCTCGACGAGACCGCGGCCGTCGCGGACGCGATCCGCGGGGACCACCGCATCCTCGCGGCCGGCATCGACGACGACAAGCAACCGACCGGCCGCGAAGGCGAGTCGGGCGTCCCGCTGCTGTCGACGTATCTCCGCGACGAGATCGCGGGGATCCCGGGCGATTACTTCAGCAGCGAGAACCCGGGTGCCGTGTCGGGCGTCCTGAGTGCGATAACCGACGCGATCGCCATGGACGAGGAGGTGTTCCATCGCGGCACCCTCGCCGACGACCTCGCAGCGTTGTCCTCGGGCGCAGGGGTCCCGCTCGACGCTGGGCTCGAAACCGATTTCGACGAGCTGTCGGACCCCGCCGACAGCGACGACCGCGAGTGCTTCCAGCCCGGCGTCAACCACTTCGTCGGATTCGGCTGGTGGCTCCCGGTCGACGCGGGCAACGAGGTCCAGAGCGACGCCGTGAGTTTCGATGTCGGATTCTACACCGAACAGTGCCGCGGCAACGACGGCGGCGGCACGAGCACCGTCGGTGACGGCGACGACGGCAATAACGGCGACGACGAGGAGGAGACCGCGACAGTGACGGTGCAGGGCTTCCCCAGCGTCGGCGGCGACTCCGACGACGACGAGGGCGCGACCATCGAGACGGTCGACGTCGAGTTCCCCTTCGCCCTCTCGGGGGCATCGGTCGACGACACCTCATGGAGCGTCGGGCCCTCGGGGTCGGAGGTCGTCGCGATCGACGGGAACACGGTCGAACTCGACTATCCCGACAACTCGAACACGTACACGTCAGACACCTTCCTGGAGGTGACGGTGAACGGTATCACGGCACCGTCGGGGACCTACGACGTGGATTTCGTCTTCGAAGACGACGACGACAGCGCGATCGACTCGGCGGACCAGGTGACGATATAG
- a CDS encoding SipW-dependent-type signal peptide-containing protein → MSDKEFGLSRRQMLAGLGTIGVASAGAGLGTTALFSDEESFEGNSITAGTLDMSVTASIEAANEYWAEQVDLEELEATADGEAVTGLQVSDVKPGDWGIICFEFAVGDNPGYIRTRAEGLETSENGYTEPEPTDGDDENDPDEPEGAGELQDFMLAEVYQSFDGGADSDPPRSYLSPSGGDPAAPEGSTLQETYNAFSGGVIMRNSDGEPLEVGSVEDEATAEWCLLLYVPEDVGNIIQSDSLSFDLVFEAEQVRNNDVPFDGDSAVSETATPDPTATPEPTATPTPDPTGTPDGTETPE, encoded by the coding sequence ATGTCAGACAAAGAATTCGGACTGTCCCGCCGGCAGATGCTCGCCGGGCTCGGCACCATCGGTGTCGCCTCGGCGGGCGCCGGACTCGGGACGACGGCGCTGTTCAGCGACGAGGAATCGTTCGAGGGCAACTCGATCACCGCGGGCACGCTCGACATGAGCGTCACCGCGTCGATCGAGGCCGCAAACGAATACTGGGCCGAACAGGTCGACCTAGAAGAGCTGGAGGCGACCGCCGACGGCGAGGCCGTCACCGGCCTCCAGGTCTCGGATGTCAAGCCCGGCGACTGGGGCATCATCTGCTTCGAGTTCGCGGTCGGCGACAACCCCGGCTACATCCGCACGCGCGCCGAGGGCCTCGAGACCAGCGAGAACGGCTACACGGAGCCCGAACCGACCGACGGCGACGACGAGAACGACCCGGACGAGCCCGAGGGCGCGGGCGAGCTACAGGACTTCATGCTCGCCGAAGTGTACCAGAGCTTCGACGGGGGCGCCGACAGCGACCCGCCACGTAGCTACCTTTCGCCCAGCGGTGGCGACCCTGCGGCTCCCGAGGGGTCGACGCTCCAGGAGACCTACAACGCGTTCTCCGGCGGCGTGATCATGCGGAACAGCGACGGCGAACCGCTAGAGGTGGGTTCGGTCGAAGACGAGGCGACGGCCGAGTGGTGTCTCCTGCTGTACGTCCCCGAGGACGTGGGCAACATCATCCAGAGCGACTCGCTGTCGTTCGACCTCGTGTTCGAAGCCGAGCAGGTCCGCAACAACGACGTGCCGTTCGACGGTGACAGCGCAGTCAGCGAGACGGCGACCCCGGATCCCACCGCGACCCCGGAGCCCACCGCGACGCCGACGCCCGATCCGACCGGCACGCCGGACGGAACTGAGACCCCCGAGTGA
- a CDS encoding SipW-dependent-type signal peptide-containing protein — MSDKEFGLSRRQMLAGLGTIGVASAGAGLGTTALFSDEESFEGNSITAGTLDMSVTASIEAANEYWAEQVDLEELEATADGEAVTGLQVSDVKPGDWGIICFDISIGDNPGYVQVTAADLESRENGYTEPEPEDDNGEGELEEAMLAEVYGNFDESADGDPPRSHLSERDPTTPEGTTLQTAYQTYRTGVTLGGLEDPIEVGADEDAVEWCLLLYVPEDVGNEIQSDGLSFDLTFAAEQVRNNDTPFGAAYPEDPWLATAQTDAGGVFWNQPGDDNEFALSPGDTFGDLPEPGQPIYVNTTAEPISVAVDDGTESTSVSLNVGAYDGSDFHDQGSAAPWVRIPTGIGTPHPSGGDDYEFVGISETSDGYEVEWQPVSD, encoded by the coding sequence ATGTCAGACAAAGAATTCGGACTGTCCCGCCGGCAGATGCTCGCCGGGCTCGGCACCATCGGTGTCGCCTCGGCGGGCGCCGGACTCGGGACGACGGCGCTGTTCAGCGACGAGGAATCGTTCGAGGGCAACTCGATCACCGCGGGCACGCTCGACATGAGCGTCACCGCGTCGATCGAGGCCGCAAACGAATACTGGGCCGAACAGGTCGACCTAGAAGAGCTGGAGGCGACCGCCGACGGCGAGGCCGTCACCGGCCTCCAGGTCTCGGACGTCAAGCCCGGCGACTGGGGTATCATCTGCTTCGACATCTCCATCGGGGACAATCCGGGATACGTTCAGGTCACAGCTGCGGACCTCGAATCACGCGAGAACGGCTACACGGAACCCGAGCCCGAGGACGACAACGGTGAAGGGGAACTCGAAGAGGCGATGCTGGCGGAAGTCTACGGGAACTTCGACGAGAGTGCCGACGGGGACCCGCCGCGCAGCCATCTGAGCGAACGGGACCCGACCACGCCGGAGGGGACGACCCTGCAGACAGCGTACCAGACCTACCGCACGGGCGTGACGCTCGGCGGACTGGAGGACCCTATCGAAGTCGGGGCCGACGAGGACGCAGTCGAGTGGTGTCTCCTGCTGTACGTCCCCGAGGACGTGGGCAACGAGATCCAGAGCGACGGCCTGTCGTTCGACCTCACGTTCGCGGCCGAGCAGGTCCGGAACAACGACACCCCCTTCGGAGCTGCGTACCCGGAGGACCCCTGGCTGGCGACGGCCCAGACCGACGCCGGCGGCGTCTTCTGGAACCAACCCGGTGACGACAACGAGTTCGCGCTCTCGCCCGGCGACACCTTCGGCGATCTCCCCGAGCCGGGGCAGCCGATCTACGTCAATACGACAGCCGAGCCGATCTCCGTCGCGGTCGACGACGGGACGGAGTCGACATCGGTGAGTCTCAATGTCGGCGCCTACGACGGGTCGGACTTTCACGACCAGGGGAGCGCCGCGCCGTGGGTCCGGATCCCGACGGGGATCGGGACTCCCCACCCCAGCGGCGGGGACGACTACGAATTCGTCGGTATCAGCGAAACCAGCGACGGCTACGAGGTCGAGTGGCAACCGGTTTCGGACTGA